One Mangifera indica cultivar Alphonso chromosome 4, CATAS_Mindica_2.1, whole genome shotgun sequence genomic region harbors:
- the LOC123214999 gene encoding 21 kDa protein-like, with the protein MQKNTSHPFFLPLLFLLSLHSISALNLNPMPSVDFIPNPGSDFIRTSCNATVYPDLCYASLKGYSSSVQEDPSLLACVAIGVSLKKTKAMAAYVANLNREADYNSDPRASSALYDCQSNFGHAVDEIHGSLKQMRHLLAAGGSKESLRFLMSNVQKWMSAALTDQETCTDRFDDVADGPVKADVVDRAAYVKKLTSNALALFNSFVEKCWGKRTHC; encoded by the coding sequence ATGCAGAAAAATACTTCACATCCTTTCTTCCTTCCCCTATTATTCCTTTTATCTCTCCATTCAATCTCGGCCCTTAATCTCAATCCGATGCCATCCGTAGATTTCATCCCCAACCCCGGCTCAGATTTCATCCGCACCAGCTGCAACGCCACTGTCTACCCCGACCTCTGCTACGCCTCCTTGAAAGGGTACTCCAGTTCAGTCCAGGAGGACCCTTCGCTGCTGGCTTGCGTCGCCATCGGCGTCAGCTTGAAGAAGACGAAAGCAATGGCGGCCTACGTCGCCAACCTGAATCGCGAGGCCGATTACAACTCCGACCCCCGGGCGTCGTCGGCTCTATACGACTGCCAGTCGAACTTCGGCCACGCTGTCGACGAGATCCATGGATCGCTGAAACAGATGCGCCACCTCCTCGCGGCGGGAGGCTCGAAGGAGAGCCTAAGGTTCCTGATGAGTAATGTGCAGAAGTGGATGAGCGCCGCGTTGACGGACCAGGAGACGTGCACGGACCGTTTCGATGACGTGGCGGACGGGCCGGTGAAGGCGGACGTTGTTGATAGGGCGGCGTATGTGAAAAAGCTGACGAGCAATGCGCTTGCCTTGTTTAAtagttttgttgaaaaatgTTGGGGTAAGAGAACACATTGTTGA